The genomic interval GGCCAGGATGAAGGCGGCGCCGCCGATCATGACGATGAAGCCGGCGTACGACATGTAGCGCCCGAAGCCGTACAGCCCGCCGACGAGTCCGCCGCCGACGTCCTGCTCGTCCGACGCGGAGACGGTGGTCTTCGAGGGGGAGCCGATCGAGAAGGTGAAGGCGCCGCCGACGGGGTGGCTGTCGGCGGACACGACCTGCCAGGCGACCGTGTACGTGCCGTCGGGCAGTCCGCTGCGCACCTGGGTGGCGTAGGTCGTTCCGCTGATGTTGGACGGTTTGCCGACGTCGACGCGTTTGCCCTTCGGGTCGAGCACGCGCAGCGAGTCGTTGTTCGTCGCCACCTTCTCGGAGAAGGTGAGCGAGATCTGCGTCGGAGCCTTGTCGACCACCACCCCCGAACTGGGGTCGCTGCCGGTCAGCGCGGCGTGCGCGGAGGCCGTGCCCGCCCCGGCGAAGAGCATGCCGGTGACAGCCAGGAGCAGCAGCACCAGGTTGCGGACGCGGGGGGTGATGGTCGTCTTCAAGGTGGGGGTCCCTCCCTCAGTGCCCGGTCGTGGGGTTGTACGTGGCCGACTTCACGGGCATCTCAACCGTGAGAGGGCCGGACTTGGCAAAATGCAGCTTCACGGTCACGTGGTCGCCCTGCTTGAGCGTGTGCTTCAGCTTGTCGAACATCAGGTGGTTGCCCCCGCTCTTGAACACGAGTTGACCGTGTGCGGGCACATCGAGGGACTTCACCTCCTCCATCGCCTGGCCGACCGTCTCGTGCACGCTGACGGGACCGAGGTCGCTGGTGACGGAGGTCAACTCGTCCTTCGCGCCGCCCTTGTTGGCGATGTCCAGGAAGCCCGCCGCCATGTCCGAGACCGGCTGGGGCATGTAGGCGGAGCTGACGGACAGCTGGGCCTTCGCGTCCGAGCCGCCGCAGCCGGTGAGGACCAGCGCGCCGGTCAGCACCGCGACGGGTACGGCGAACCGCCTCACGGCGTCTCTCCCTTGACGATCTTGGGGAGGTCCTTGGTGTAGTCGTCGACGGTGGTGTCCTGGCCGTAGAGCAGATAGCCGCCGTTGGTCTTCGGGGAGAACGCGACGACCTGGGTGCCGTGGACGGAGACCAGCTTGCCGTTCTTGTCCTTCGAGGTCGGCTCGATGGAGATGCCGATCGAGCGGGCGCCGGCCTGGATGGTGGCGAAGTCGCCGGTCAGGCCGACGAACTGGGTGTCGATGCCCTTGAGCCACTTGCCCAGCTCGGAGGGGGTGTCGCGCGCCGGGTCGGTGGTCACGAACACGACCAGCAGCTTGTCCTGCTCGGCCTTGGGCAGCGACTTCTTGGCGACGGCGATGTTGTTCATCGTCAGCGGGCAGATGTCGGGGCAGTGGGTGTAGCCGAAGTAGATCAGTGTCGGTCGGCCCTTGGTCTCCGCCCGGAAGTCGTACTTCTTGCCGTGCGTGTCCGTGAGGACCAGGTCCGGCTTCTCGAACGGGGTGTCGAGCACGGTGGCGGCCTGGGTCGCGGTGTCCTCGGAGACCACGGAGACGGGGCTCTGGCTGTCGTCGCTGCCGCAGGCGGAGAGCGTCAGGGTGGCGGCGACGAGCAGAACGGCCGCCGCGAACGTCTTCTTGCGCATAGAGAAATGTCCCAGTTGTGAGAGCTCCGGCGCGCACCGGGGTCGTACGAGAGAGTCGCACGGACCCCTGTGCGCGCCATGAGTGACGGGCCTCAGACGGTCGTACGCCGTCGGCCGGCGAGAACGCCGTACGCCACGCCCGCCGCGCCGACGGCGATGCCGACCACGCCGAGGACGCGGGCGGTGGTGTCGGAGGAATCGGCGGACGACGAGGTGGAGTCGGCGGCGGTGGTCTCGGTCTTCGCGGCCTTGTCGGAGGCGTCCTCGGCGGTCGCGCCGGAGGTGGAGGTCAGCGTGAGCGTCGGAGCCGGGTTCTCGGGCTCCTCCTCGCCGTCCTTCTGCACCTCGATCCAGCGCACGACCTGCTTGTCGGAGTACGTCTGGAGCGCCTTGAAGACGAGCTGGTCGGCGTCCGTGGGCAGCATGCCGACGGAGACCGGGAACTTCTGGAAGTAGCCGGGTTCGACGCCCTTGCCGGTCGCGGTCCAGGTGACCTTGGTGACGGCCTCGGTGATCGTCTCGCCGTGCATCTCGGCGGGCTTGGCGAGCTTCGACTTGGTGACCTTCACGGTCCAGCCGCTGATCGGCTCCGGCATCACGGAGGCCAGCGGGTGGTCGGTCGGGAAGTTCACTTCCAGCTTGGTGGTCGAGGCGTCGTCACGCTCGTTCGGGACCTTGAAGTCGACGACCGCGTAGCCGCCCTTGACGGCCGCGCCCTCCGGTTGCACAGAGACGTGCGCGAAGGCGGGGGAAGACAGGACGAGCACGGCCGAGCCGGCGACGGCAGCGGCGGCGGCGATACGAGAGGTCTTCATGGAAAGGAGCACTCCACTTCGAGTTCGAGTGAGTTCCGGTGGTGAAGAGGGGGCGCGTGGCACGCGCGTGTGCCGCACGACGGCGGCCACCTCTCCCGGAGAGCTGTGCTCGATGGAAGTGGTACTGGTCGCGTCGCGTCAGGCGGCGAGGGTGTGTGCGGCGGCGACCGGCGGGCCGCGGCGGATCACCGAGTGCTGGAGTGCGGTCGTGTGCGGCGCGGGCGGCGCGAACAGGGCGCTACGGAGCGGACGCGGGCCCGCCTCGGGCGCTCCCGGCAGCCCGGCCCGCAGAGCGCGCACCAGGGCGAGCGCACCGCGCAAGGACCGTACGAGCGCCCCTTCCGCGACTCCGTGCGCCGAGAGTTCCATCAGGCGCAGCAGCGCCAGGTCCCCGCGCCGCAGCAGCCAGCCCGCGGCGAGCGCCGCGAGGACGTGACCGAGCAGCATGGACAGGGACGGGAACAGCGACATGGAGGACGCGGCGGAGGTGGACATGGCGTCCGCCGGATGGTGCATCGACCCCATGCCGCTCATCGAGCCCGTCGGACCCATCGAGCCCGAGGTCGGCAACAGCCGCGCGTCGGTGAGGATCTGATGGGCCTGCGCCGGGCTGATCGCCGCGGCGGTGGTCCCGCACAGGAGATGCGCGGCACGCGCGACGAGCGTGGCGTCGGAGGCCGAGAGGGAGTCGGACGATGGGGTGACGGCCGTCTGACCGAGCCCGAACAGTGTGTGCAGCACGGTCTGTCCGACCGCGAGCGGCACCACGATCCCCGGCAGCGAACGCGCCCGCCCGGCGAGCGGCGCCACCACGAGGAAGGTGGCGAGGAAGCCCGCGCCCAGTGTCCACGGCGGAACCGTGGCGCAGGAGGCGATCGCATGACCGGCCGCGGCCAGCACGACACAGACCGCGGCGAACACCGCGGCCCTCAGGACCCGGAGTTCACCTCCGGAGCGCGCCGTACGTGGGTGGGGGGCAGTCATGGCGGGCTCATCATCGCACCGGCCTTATTGCCGCCATACGGCAGGTCGGCAACATCGAGGCCATAGTGTGTCGTAGGTCACAAAGATCACTCTCCGGCGTGAGCTACCTCCGGATACACCAATTACGTTTGGGACGCATCGCCCATATGGGCGGCATCACGTCAACTCCGTGCTTACACAGGGGCACTGGCGGCAATAGGTATCACTATGTCGAGCCGCGGCCGGGAGGCTGGAGCATGAGCATCTGGTGGTCACTCCATCTGAGGCGCGAGGCCGCGAGCGTGCCACTCGCCCGGCGACTGTTCCTCGGCACGATGGAGACCGCGGGCGTCGACCCGGACATCTCCTACGACCTCTCCGTCGCCCTGAGCGAGGCGTGCGCCAACGCCGTCGAGCACGGCGGCGACACCGCGCACGGCGCGCCCACGGAGGCGTACCGGGTCACCGCGTACCTCGACGGCGAGAAGTGCCGTATCGAAGTCGCGGACTCCGGCCCCGGTTTCGCCCGCACGCAGTCCGTCCGCCCGGCCCCGAGCGAGGCCGAGAACGGCCGCGGCCTGTGCCTCATCCAGGAGCTCGCCGACCACGTCCACATCGGCAACAAGCCGGGCGTGGGTGGCGCGGTGGTGAGCTTCGACAAGATCCTGAAGTGGCGCAAGGACGCGCCGTTGATGGCGGTGTGATCGACCCGGCCTCAGCTTTCCGAGGATTCTTACCTCACGCACAGCACAGGCCCACGTCCCTGACGGATCCCGTCCCTAGCGTCGCGAGCATGACACTGATGACGAGCGCCACGGAGGGCCCGGACGCGGAGAGCACGGGCGCGGGCGGCGGTGGAGGCGGTACGCCCCCGAGCGGTGCCCCGACGGGTACGCCGCCCGGCGACAACCCCTCCCCTTCGGCCTCCGCCTCCTCGTAAGGTACGACGATGCAGAGCCGCGAGGACGAGGCACTGGCGCGGGCCGCCGTGGACGCGCTCACCGGGCAACTGGCCCTGGCCCCCAAGCCGGGACTGCCCGACCCGCGCGACCTGGCCGCCCGCACGACCCGCGTGGACCACAGCGCCCTGCGCTGGTCCGCCAAGGCGCTGACACCCGGCCTCGCGGCGATGGCGGCCGCCGCCCGCCGCACGGGCGAGCCGACTTCCGTGCTCCGCGCGGAGCTCGGCGCGATCGGCCGCTGCACCGAACACTCCGTCGCGCTCGCGGGCGGTGGCCACCGGGGTGCCCTGTGGGCCCTCGGCCTGCTCGTCGCGGCGGCCGCCCTGGACCCGGGTGCCGGAGCCAAGGACGTCGCCGCGACCGCGAAGCGCATCGCCGCCCACCCCGACCGACGCGCCCCGCGCAGACCCTCGCGCGGCTCGTCGATCTCGGCGAAGTACGGCGCGGCCGGCGCGCGGGGCGAGGCCAAGGCCGGATTCCCGCACGTACGGCGGGCGTTGGACACCCTCGCCACGACCCGCGCGGCCGGGGCGACGGAGACTCAGGCCCGCCTCGACGCCCTGCTCACGGTGATGTCCACCCTCCAGGACACCGAACTCCTGCACGCCGTGGGCCCGTTGGGCCTGCGGCACGTCCAGGCGGGCGCCCGGGGTGTCCTGGAGTCGGGCGGCACGGCGACATCGGCGGGTGCGGAGGCCCTGACCGCCTTCGACACCGACCTGCACGCACGCGCGTGGAGCCCTCGCGGAAGTGCGGGGCTCCTGGCGGGCGCTTTGTTCCTGGACTCTTTACCGGTCAACTCACTGGCGTGGGCCGCCTGAACCTGTAGAGGACCGAGCCCGGTACCGGTCAACTCGCCAATGCGGG from Streptomyces sp. NBC_01288 carries:
- a CDS encoding ATP-binding protein; translation: MSIWWSLHLRREAASVPLARRLFLGTMETAGVDPDISYDLSVALSEACANAVEHGGDTAHGAPTEAYRVTAYLDGEKCRIEVADSGPGFARTQSVRPAPSEAENGRGLCLIQELADHVHIGNKPGVGGAVVSFDKILKWRKDAPLMAV
- a CDS encoding SCO family protein; translation: MRKKTFAAAVLLVAATLTLSACGSDDSQSPVSVVSEDTATQAATVLDTPFEKPDLVLTDTHGKKYDFRAETKGRPTLIYFGYTHCPDICPLTMNNIAVAKKSLPKAEQDKLLVVFVTTDPARDTPSELGKWLKGIDTQFVGLTGDFATIQAGARSIGISIEPTSKDKNGKLVSVHGTQVVAFSPKTNGGYLLYGQDTTVDDYTKDLPKIVKGETP
- a CDS encoding copper chaperone PCu(A)C, whose amino-acid sequence is MRRFAVPVAVLTGALVLTGCGGSDAKAQLSVSSAYMPQPVSDMAAGFLDIANKGGAKDELTSVTSDLGPVSVHETVGQAMEEVKSLDVPAHGQLVFKSGGNHLMFDKLKHTLKQGDHVTVKLHFAKSGPLTVEMPVKSATYNPTTGH
- a CDS encoding triphosphoribosyl-dephospho-CoA synthase codes for the protein MQSREDEALARAAVDALTGQLALAPKPGLPDPRDLAARTTRVDHSALRWSAKALTPGLAAMAAAARRTGEPTSVLRAELGAIGRCTEHSVALAGGGHRGALWALGLLVAAAALDPGAGAKDVAATAKRIAAHPDRRAPRRPSRGSSISAKYGAAGARGEAKAGFPHVRRALDTLATTRAAGATETQARLDALLTVMSTLQDTELLHAVGPLGLRHVQAGARGVLESGGTATSAGAEALTAFDTDLHARAWSPRGSAGLLAGALFLDSLPVNSLAWAA
- a CDS encoding YcnI family copper-binding membrane protein, with protein sequence MKTSRIAAAAAVAGSAVLVLSSPAFAHVSVQPEGAAVKGGYAVVDFKVPNERDDASTTKLEVNFPTDHPLASVMPEPISGWTVKVTKSKLAKPAEMHGETITEAVTKVTWTATGKGVEPGYFQKFPVSVGMLPTDADQLVFKALQTYSDKQVVRWIEVQKDGEEEPENPAPTLTLTSTSGATAEDASDKAAKTETTAADSTSSSADSSDTTARVLGVVGIAVGAAGVAYGVLAGRRRTTV